TGGATTAAAGACTACCGTGCCAAACGACAACCCCGGTGCTAAAATGTGCTTCACAACTCCTGATGCTGTGGGGGCGGGTGCGATGGGTGCTAAAATGTGCTGCATAACTCCTGATGCTGTGGGGGCAGGTGCGATGGGCTGCACAACTCCTGATGCTGTGGGGGCGGATGCAATGGGAAACTCCCTGGTGGCAGCAGCTGGCTTTCGACCTGGTCGCAGAAGAGGAGCCTGTCCTTCACGATTTGGTGGAAGGAAAAATTGATGTTTTGGGCCTGATGTCGATGGCACTTCATTCAATTTTTCCCTCGGTGGAGGCAGGTGCGTATCAGCCACAGGAATTGGGTTAGATGGAGTCAGACCCTGACCGAGGACGCCCATTTCCTGTCTATTCTTCCACTTACGAAACctgaaaaaattaatttttattatatatatgtatgtcaGTATTCAGTTAATTTGAAGCGAATGATGTGCCATGCTTACCACTGAGTGAGTGTCCTATGGTTTATCTCAAACAGCTGGATCGTTGTTTCATCCATCAGAGTGGGATTGTTAAGCACCAACTCTCGGATGTGGTGGTAATCTGAAAGAACTTTAGACCACCTGGGGGTGCAAACTCCATCTTTCTTGGTTGGCGACTTGTGTAAAGCACACAACTTCATACAAATGGTATTAACCAAGCGGTTGGCGTCGGGCCACTGCGCTGGACCCCCAGGATGTCCAATCAGACACCGTTTCACACTCTCCACACCTGGTGTGACTCCAGACCGCTTCGGTGCCTTATAGCGCC
The sequence above is drawn from the Misgurnus anguillicaudatus chromosome 22, ASM2758022v2, whole genome shotgun sequence genome and encodes:
- the LOC129439418 gene encoding uncharacterized protein produces the protein MKLCALHKSPTKKDGVCTPRWSKVLSDYHHIRELVLNNPTLMDETTIQLFEINHRTLTQWFRKWKNRQEMGVLGQGLTPSNPIPVADTHLPPPREKLNEVPSTSGPKHQFFLPPNREGQAPLLRPGRKPAAATREFPIASAPTASGVVQPIAPAPTASGVMQHILAPIAPAPTASGVVKHILAPGLSFGTVVFNPDMTVSVVIPPSGASTSSAVPALPAPASAAPVSRYTQRNRRRRAMENESGVQKRKYVRGVTFNTCSKCGQPKTKEFGHSRYGNATFCLRASNGKSLEEWLAEQRQQETCQTPPPQ